A genomic region of Streptomyces sp. R33 contains the following coding sequences:
- a CDS encoding metal ABC transporter permease, whose amino-acid sequence MILATAGLGELLQLVPVQRAGFALLLAAVGLPVIGVVVVGLDIMPVRFAMMHVALLGIAVGLLTGLDPMLCALVACALAGAGVAPLARTPDGLSGAMGLLMSLAIAAALLVLAVSGVNASGAFALLWGSILSVGTADLVVLGALAVLVPGLFWWRRRDVALLLYDRELAQCSGVPVGALTVVLLVLVAVAVAGAIKLTGALLVDALTLLPALAARRLGTSLRSITLWAVGIGVVVNLTGFLLALRLDWPPGPVLVLTAGALVLAVHLVPERSISSWRAPASDSLPSSH is encoded by the coding sequence GTGATCCTCGCGACCGCAGGTCTCGGCGAACTGCTCCAGCTGGTCCCCGTACAGCGGGCCGGCTTCGCCCTGCTGCTGGCGGCGGTCGGACTGCCGGTGATCGGGGTGGTCGTCGTCGGCCTCGACATCATGCCGGTGCGCTTCGCGATGATGCACGTCGCCCTGCTGGGGATCGCGGTCGGGCTGCTGACCGGGCTCGACCCGATGCTCTGCGCGCTGGTGGCCTGCGCCCTGGCCGGTGCGGGGGTGGCCCCGCTGGCCCGTACCCCGGACGGGCTGTCCGGGGCCATGGGCCTGCTGATGAGCCTGGCCATCGCCGCCGCGCTGCTCGTCCTGGCCGTGTCGGGGGTCAACGCCTCCGGTGCGTTCGCGCTGCTGTGGGGCTCGATCCTGTCCGTGGGCACCGCCGATCTCGTGGTGCTCGGTGCGCTCGCGGTCCTCGTACCGGGCCTGTTCTGGTGGCGGCGGCGCGATGTGGCGCTGCTGCTGTACGACCGTGAGCTCGCCCAGTGTTCCGGCGTCCCGGTCGGGGCGCTGACCGTGGTGCTGCTGGTCCTGGTCGCGGTGGCGGTCGCCGGGGCGATCAAGCTCACCGGCGCACTGCTGGTCGACGCCCTGACCCTGCTCCCGGCGCTCGCCGCCCGCCGCCTGGGCACCTCGCTGCGGTCCATCACCCTCTGGGCGGTCGGCATCGGCGTGGTCGTGAACCTGACCGGTTTCCTGCTCGCCCTGCGCCTCGACTGGCCCCCGGGGCCGGTCCTCGTCCTCACCGCGGGGGCGCTCGTCCTCGCGGTCCATCTCGTTCCCGAACGGAGCATCAGCTCATGGCGCGCACCCGCGTCCGACTCGCTTCCCTCCTCGCACTGA
- a CDS encoding metal ABC transporter solute-binding protein, Zn/Mn family, giving the protein MARTRVRLASLLALSAALALVTGCGNGNTASKDGPPGGKPVVVVTTTWEGAFAKAAGAEDVKVIVPQSVHHAPDYDPKPSDLAAVGKADFVLYAPFEPYAAKIKEAAGSKAELVEVNLDNDADKVKAEVARLGKLFGTEAAAARWTASFDTEYAKLSKDVQGSWPGGKSPAVVTQAFTGWSARLAGAAPVGTYGPEAVTPAQLAELSGKKPALVLDNAHMSTGTVLPDSGARQVEIVNYPGTDLDLLPVYRNAAAELKKAMGGS; this is encoded by the coding sequence ATGGCGCGCACCCGCGTCCGACTCGCTTCCCTCCTCGCACTGAGCGCGGCACTGGCCCTCGTCACCGGCTGCGGCAACGGCAACACCGCCTCGAAGGACGGCCCGCCCGGCGGGAAACCGGTCGTCGTCGTCACCACCACCTGGGAGGGCGCCTTCGCCAAAGCCGCCGGAGCCGAGGACGTCAAGGTGATCGTGCCCCAGTCGGTGCACCACGCCCCGGACTACGATCCCAAGCCCTCCGACCTCGCCGCCGTCGGCAAGGCCGACTTCGTCCTCTACGCCCCCTTCGAGCCCTACGCGGCCAAGATCAAGGAGGCCGCCGGCTCGAAGGCCGAGCTGGTCGAGGTGAACCTCGACAACGACGCCGACAAGGTCAAGGCCGAAGTGGCCAGGCTGGGCAAGCTGTTCGGCACCGAGGCGGCCGCCGCGCGGTGGACGGCGTCGTTCGACACCGAGTACGCGAAGCTGTCGAAGGACGTCCAGGGTTCCTGGCCCGGCGGGAAGAGCCCGGCGGTGGTGACCCAGGCGTTCACCGGCTGGTCCGCGAGGCTGGCCGGTGCCGCCCCGGTCGGCACGTACGGTCCCGAGGCGGTCACCCCGGCGCAGCTCGCCGAGCTCTCGGGGAAGAAGCCGGCCCTGGTCCTGGACAACGCCCACATGTCCACCGGGACCGTCCTGCCCGACTCGGGGGCCCGACAGGTCGAGATCGTCAACTATCCGGGCACGGACCTCGATCTGCTGCCGGTCTACCGCAACGCGGCGGCCGAGCTGAAGAAGGCCATGGGCGGCTCCTGA
- a CDS encoding DJ-1/PfpI family protein: MNRRNLLRASTAIGAAATMAGTATAQAAAAPPRSAAKAAGPLRVHVVMYDGVEELDFAAPYEVFSAARFFTDRAVDVRYVTTTGPGVVTAAYGTRVEVEHAWAPRSADILLVPGGGYGRQDGPGVWAEIRGGTLPRNLAAAVRPGLTVSAVCTGAMLLAAAGLTGNRPCTTHHKARPDLEKQGGLLKNARVVDDGDLVTAGGITSGLELALWLVRRELGADAATGVEAMLEYEARGTVWTPPAAGCP; the protein is encoded by the coding sequence ATGAACCGCAGGAACCTCCTCCGAGCCTCGACCGCGATCGGCGCCGCGGCCACGATGGCGGGCACCGCCACGGCGCAGGCCGCCGCAGCGCCCCCGCGATCCGCCGCGAAGGCGGCGGGACCGCTGCGCGTGCACGTCGTCATGTACGACGGAGTGGAGGAGCTCGACTTCGCCGCCCCCTACGAGGTCTTCTCCGCCGCCCGCTTCTTCACGGACCGCGCGGTCGACGTCCGCTACGTCACCACCACCGGCCCGGGAGTCGTGACCGCCGCCTACGGGACCCGGGTCGAGGTCGAGCACGCCTGGGCCCCGCGCTCGGCGGACATCCTCCTCGTACCGGGCGGCGGTTACGGGCGCCAGGACGGCCCCGGCGTATGGGCCGAGATCCGGGGCGGCACGCTTCCCCGGAACCTGGCCGCAGCAGTACGCCCCGGCCTCACCGTCAGCGCCGTCTGCACGGGCGCCATGCTGCTGGCCGCCGCCGGCCTGACCGGGAACCGCCCCTGCACCACCCACCACAAGGCGCGCCCCGACCTCGAGAAGCAGGGCGGCCTGCTGAAGAACGCCCGTGTGGTGGACGACGGCGACCTGGTCACCGCCGGCGGCATCACCTCCGGCCTGGAGCTCGCCCTGTGGCTCGTACGCCGGGAGCTCGGCGCCGACGCGGCGACGGGTGTGGAGGCCATGCTCGAGTACGAGGCACGCGGCACGGTGTGGACACCGCCTGCGGCCGGGTGCCCGTAA
- a CDS encoding class I adenylate-forming enzyme family protein: MTVALHDLLPAGLRRTWAVDGTCPDLDLYSLFRARQIADLHATAVIDARGELCYTALDRKVRALATGLRDLAVRPGDVVGVQLPNGRGAVIAELALAALGAVALSFPVGRGIREAASLLRTAEAVAVIAAVEHRGDHHAAGLRALLPALPALRHVIAAGRVGTAPEGTIPLSALLRSDPAAFVPARPDPDSAARILVSSGSEAEPKMVAYSHNALAGGRGNFLASLMPDGTPPRCLFLVPLGSAFGSNGTAVTLARHGGTLILLDHFTPEAALAAVREHRPTHVLGVPTMVRMMLDRLEHPGPDGGELPPPTALVLGGSALDATTAEDAARAFGCPVVNLYGSADGVNCHTGLGAEAPEADGTGIVAGRPDPRVADIRITDPDTHEQLPDGEIGEIVARGPMTPMCYVAAPDLDARYRTPEGWVRTGDLGLIDADGVLHLVGRLKDIVIRGGANISPAEVERELASHPRVRDVVCVGIPDELMGERLAACVVPRGPEAPTLASLGAHLTRRGLEQRKHPERLLVLAELPLTPAGKPDRAALRERLGQQAALAPPLAHAG, translated from the coding sequence ATGACCGTCGCCCTGCACGACCTGCTGCCCGCCGGCCTGCGCCGCACCTGGGCGGTCGACGGGACCTGCCCCGACCTCGACCTCTACAGCCTCTTCCGGGCCCGGCAGATCGCCGACCTGCACGCCACGGCCGTCATCGACGCCCGGGGCGAGCTCTGCTACACCGCGCTGGACCGCAAGGTGCGCGCTCTCGCCACCGGGCTCAGGGACCTCGCCGTACGCCCCGGTGACGTGGTCGGCGTCCAGCTCCCGAACGGCCGGGGGGCGGTCATCGCCGAACTGGCCCTCGCCGCCCTCGGCGCGGTGGCCCTCTCCTTCCCCGTCGGCCGGGGCATCCGGGAGGCCGCGTCGCTGCTGCGCACGGCTGAGGCCGTCGCGGTCATCGCGGCCGTCGAGCACCGCGGCGACCACCACGCCGCCGGCCTGCGGGCCCTGCTGCCCGCCCTGCCGGCGCTGCGCCACGTCATCGCCGCCGGGCGGGTGGGCACCGCACCTGAAGGAACGATTCCGCTGTCCGCGCTGCTGCGTTCCGACCCGGCTGCGTTCGTGCCCGCCCGGCCCGACCCGGACAGCGCGGCCCGCATCCTGGTGTCCTCCGGCTCCGAGGCGGAGCCCAAGATGGTGGCGTACTCCCACAACGCGCTCGCCGGGGGCCGGGGCAACTTCCTCGCCTCGCTCATGCCCGACGGGACCCCGCCGCGCTGCCTGTTCCTCGTACCGCTCGGGTCCGCGTTCGGGTCCAACGGCACGGCCGTCACGCTCGCCCGGCACGGCGGGACACTGATCCTGCTCGACCACTTCACCCCCGAGGCGGCGCTCGCCGCCGTGCGCGAGCACCGTCCCACGCACGTCCTGGGCGTCCCCACGATGGTCCGCATGATGCTGGACCGGCTGGAACACCCCGGTCCCGACGGGGGTGAACTGCCCCCGCCCACGGCCCTGGTCCTCGGCGGCTCGGCCCTGGACGCGACCACGGCGGAGGACGCCGCCCGCGCCTTCGGCTGTCCGGTCGTCAACCTCTACGGCTCGGCCGACGGCGTCAACTGCCACACCGGACTCGGCGCCGAGGCCCCGGAGGCCGACGGCACGGGGATCGTGGCCGGCCGACCCGACCCACGCGTCGCCGACATCCGCATCACCGACCCGGACACGCACGAACAGCTCCCCGACGGCGAGATCGGCGAGATCGTCGCCCGCGGCCCGATGACCCCCATGTGCTACGTCGCCGCCCCGGACCTGGACGCCCGCTACCGCACCCCCGAGGGCTGGGTCCGTACGGGAGACCTCGGTCTGATCGACGCGGACGGCGTCCTGCACCTCGTGGGCCGCCTCAAGGACATCGTCATCCGCGGCGGGGCCAACATCAGCCCCGCGGAGGTCGAGCGGGAACTCGCCTCTCACCCCCGGGTGCGGGACGTGGTGTGCGTCGGCATCCCGGACGAGCTGATGGGCGAACGCCTCGCGGCCTGCGTCGTACCGCGCGGCCCCGAGGCCCCCACGCTCGCCTCGCTGGGCGCACACCTCACCCGGCGGGGGCTCGAACAGCGCAAGCACCCCGAGCGGCTGCTGGTACTGGCAGAACTTCCGCTCACCCCGGCCGGCAAGCCCGACCGCGCCGCCCTGCGCGAGCGGCTGGGGCAGCAGGCGGCCCTCGCACCTCCGCTCGCCCACGCGGGCTGA